From Cotesia glomerata isolate CgM1 linkage group LG2, MPM_Cglom_v2.3, whole genome shotgun sequence, a single genomic window includes:
- the LOC123259417 gene encoding protein AF-9 — protein sequence MAIKIALEFGHTSMLRARTTPEGYTHDWDLYVRGADNADISQYVKKVVFVLHDTFSNPKRTVKNPPYSLKESGYAGFILPIVIHLKNNDEPKKIEFQYDLTLQDCGPPLNSVLTHTELFLSPSDEFRRKLLKGGGILVPATEEGHDKSESKVSVPMVGKPKLSGSDTKKHRVSEPKTVFADLFGVPIKTSKVSPENKSKTGEKTSYQKLPPDKSEKNESKAAKTKHSPHKDGKRDKNNSEEKEKKDKKGKDVTRDKERSKEKSKRPPSPVSSKNSHASPSSKRPPSPAAPAVKKQQLSPPDSGSAQKSSSSPKIREKDHKKLATEKESSKDKDKVKEAPKSSSSGGGTNAGSLEELKNDKKKKKYKDEKDPERKDKTRDKDRDKVKEPKSSDSKKSLDKVDKHDKTEKDKPQESKQLKDGKKSPKPVKEDRSNSKSRSDKPPEVVEKVKDPRSDKDRQKHKHRKKEKKERTDDSRERERRDKRDKKNYEKESAPVTSNPPQTNSAIPETHDRDRDNSSDSANSGDEEDSKTMVSGKIEPETVKNNTESQQRLARPLSPGSDHVKRERSDKVKKEKLKPVRGSNATGSTAVGGGGTGGNNGNEERDNRKRKRRSDSKGEEEVPAKREKDTGFSPPLEPVSSSQSPVTIEMTAGYTAAKELPEEMETVKQEFEHESEQIAPDSTNSVLIESETDEPLVFSEDYVSQLKDLQQKIMTLQDNQELQRVVQVIAATGQYEITRKTFDFDLCALDRRTVQRLQQFFSAS from the exons atggCAATAAAAATAGCTCTGGAATTCGGACATACGTCGATGTTAAGAGCAAGGACTACTCCTGAAGGATATACTCACGATTGGGACCTGTATGTTCGAGGTGCTGACAACGCGGACATAAGCCAGTACGTTAAGAAAG TTGTCTTTGTCCTCCACGATACTTTCTCGAATCCTAAGCGGACTGTCAAAAACCCGCCGTATTCATTAAAAGAGTCTGGATACGCTGGATTTATATTGCCAATTGTTATTCATTTGAAGAATAATGATGAACCTAAGAAAATAGAGTTTCAGTATGATTTGACGCTCCAAGATTGTGGACCACCTTTGAACAGTGTTTTGACACATACAGAATTGTTTCTCAGTCCGTCGGATGAATTTCGAAGGAAATTGTTGAAAGGCGGTggt attttagtcCCAGCTACTGAAGAGGGACATGATAAAAGTGAATCAAAAGTATCTGTACCGATGGTTGGAAAGCCTAAACTGAGTGGTAGTGATACCAAAAAACATCGTGTTTCAGAGCCAAAAACAGTGTTTGCAGATTTATTCGGGGTTCcaataaaaacatcaaaagTATCGCCGGAAAATAAAAGCAAGACTGGAGAAAAAACGAGTTATCAAAAATTACCACCTGATAAATCGGAAAAAAATGAGAGTAAGGCTGCTAAAACAAAACACAGTCCTCACAAGGACGGTAAACGTGATAAAAATAACAGTGAAGAGAAAGAGAAGAAAGACAAAAAAGGTAAAGACGTTACGAGGGATAAAGAGCGTAGTAAAGAGAAAAGCAAGCGACCTCCTAGTCCCGTAAGTAGTAAAAATAGTCATGCGAGTCCTAGTAGTAAAAGGCCCCCCTCGCCAGCGGCTCCAGCTGTTAAAAAGCAACAGCTCAGTCCACCTGATTCTGGAAGCGCGCAAAAGTCATCTTCTTCGCCTAAAATACGTGAGAAAGACCACAAGAAATTGGCGACGGAGAAAGAGAGCAGTAAAGATAAGGATAAAGTTAAAGAGGCTCCAAAGAGCAGTAGCAGCGGCGGTGGTACCAACGCTGGCTCGCTCGAGGAATTGAAAAACgataaaaagaagaagaaatataaagaTGAAAAAGATCCCGAACGTAAGGATAAAACGCGTGATAAAGATCGTGATAAAGTTAAAGAACCAAAGAGTTCTGATAGCAAAAAGAGTCTCGATAAAGTGGATAAGCATGATAAGACGGAGAAAGATAAACCTCAGGAGAGCAAGCAGCTGAAAGACGGAAAAAAATCGCCTAAACCTGTTAAGGAGGATCGGAGCAATTCCAAGTCCAGGAGCGATAAGCCACCGGAGGTTGTTGAGAAGGTCAAAGATCCACGCAGTGACAAGGATCGTCAGAAGCACAAGCATCGGAAGAAGGAGAAGAAAGAAAGGACTGATGATAGTCGCGAGCGCGAAAGAAGAGATAAAAGGgacaagaaaaattatgaaaaagaatcCGCTCCTGTTACGAGTAATCCTCCGCAGACAAATTCCGCGATTCCCGAAACTCACGATCGTGATCGTGATAATAGTAGTGACTCTGCGAATTCTGGGGATGAGGAGGACTCGAAGACGATGGTGAGCGGTAAAATTGAGCCGGAGACTGTCAAAAATAATACTGAGAGCCAGCAGCGACTTGCCAGGCCGTTATCGCCGGGCTCTGATCATGTGAAACGTGAGCGCAGTGATAAGGtgaaaaaggaaaaattaaaGCCTGTTAGAGGCAGCAATGCGACAGGTAGCACTGCTGTTGGGGGTGGAGGTACTGGTGGTAATAATGGTAATGAAGAAAGAGACAATAGGAAGAGAAAAAGACGCAGTGACAGCAAAGGTGAAGAAGAAGTTCCGGCAAAACGTGAAAAAGACACGGGATTTTCGCCACCATTAGAACCCGTTTCTTCCAGCCAGTCACCGGTAACTATCGAAATGACAGCCGGGTATACGGCTGCTAAAGAACTGCCCGAAGAAATGGAAACTGTTAAACAAGAATTTGAACACGAGAGTGAACAAATAGCCCCAGATTCTACCAACAGCGTGCTAATTGAGTCGGAAACTGACGAGCCGCTGGTATTCTCTGAAGACTATGTTTCTCAGCTTAAAGACTTGcaacaaaaaataatgactCTGCAGGACAATCAGGAGTTACAACGCGTTGTTCAAGTTATTGCGGCTACGGGACAGTATGAAATCACACGTAAAACGTTTGACTTTGATCTTTGCGCTTTAGATCGGAGGACAGTACAACGCTTGCAGCAATTTTTCTCGGCGTCTTGA